A stretch of Vigna angularis cultivar LongXiaoDou No.4 chromosome 4, ASM1680809v1, whole genome shotgun sequence DNA encodes these proteins:
- the LOC108321142 gene encoding eukaryotic initiation factor 4A-3: protein MATTSVVPANRRRAVNAAEELDFETTEGVKAIASFEEMGIKDDLLRGIYQYGFEKPSAIQQRAVTPIIQGRDVIAQAQSGTGKTSMIALTVCQVVDTSVREVQALILSPTRELASQTEKVILAIGDFINIQAHACIGGKSVGEDIRKLEYGVHVVSGTPGRVCDMIKRRTLRTRAIKMLVLDESDEMLSRGFKDQIYDVYRYLPPDLQVNLISATLPHEILEMTNKFMTDPVRILVKRDELTLEGIKQFFVAVEREEWKFDTLCDLYDTLTITQAVIFCNTKRKVDWLTEKMRNNNFTVSSMHGDMPQKERDAIMGEFRAGTTRVLITTDVWARGLDVQQVSLVINYDLPNNRELYIHRIGRSGRFGRKGVAINFVKSDDIKILRDIEQYYSTQIDEMPMNVADLI from the exons ATGGCAACAACGTCGGTGGTGCCGGCGAACCGGCGGAGGGCGGTGAACGCGGCGGAGGAATTGGACTTCGAGACGACGGAGGGTGTGAAAGCGATCGCGAGCTTCGAGGAGATGGGGATAAAGGACGATCTGCTCCGTGGAATCTACCAGTACGGCTTCGAGAAGCCCTCTGCCATTCAGCAACGGGCCGTCACGCCAATCATTCAGGGCCGTGACGTTATCGCCCAGGCTCAATCCGGAACCGGCAAAACCTCCATGATTGCCCTCACCGTTTGCCAGGTTGTCGATACCTCCGTCAGAGA gGTTCAGGCTTTGATATTATCACCAACAAGGGAACTGGCCTCTCAGACTGAGAAGGTTATATTGGCTATTGGGGATTTCATTAACATACAGGCACATGCTTGCATTGGAGGTAAAAGTGTGGGTGAGGATATTAGGAAACTTGAGTATGGAGTTCATGTGGTGTCCGGAACTCCTGGCCGAGTCTGTGACATGATCAAGAGGAGAACATTGCGCACGAGGGCTATCAAGATGCTAGTTCTG GACGAATCTGATGAGATGTTGAGCAGAGGATTTAAAGACCAAATTTATGATGTGTATAGATATCTCCCCCCTGACCTTCAG GTTAACTTGATTTCTGCTACCCTTCCTCATGAAATACTCGAAATGACAAACAAATTCATGACCGATCCTGTAAGGATCCTTGTAAAACGTGATGAATTGACATTAGAG GGCATCAAACAATTTTTTGTTGCAGTCGAAAGGGAGGAGTGGAAGTTTGATACCCTGTGTGATCTTTATGATACACTCACCATCACTCAAGCTGTTATATTCTGTAACACCAAGCGGAAG GTTGACTGGTTAACTGAAAAAATGCGTAACAATAATTTCACTGTCTCATCAATGCATGGTGACATGCCTCAGAAAGAAAGAGATGCTATTATGGGAGAATTTCGTGCTGGAACAACTCGGGTACTAATAACAACTGATGTTTGGGCCCGTGGTCTTGATGTACAGCAG GTGTCTCTAGTTATCAATTATGACCTTCCAAACAATCGAGAGCTTTACATTCATCGAATTGGTCGCTCTGGACGTTTTGGGCGAAAG GGTGTTGCAATAAATTTTGTGAAGAGTGATGACATCAAGATCTTGAGAGACATTGAGCAATACTACAGTACTCAGATTGATGAAATGCCAATGAATGTTGCTGATCTTATATAA